In a single window of the Polynucleobacter sp. MWH-UH24A genome:
- a CDS encoding methyltransferase domain-containing protein, with amino-acid sequence MTAEIYCRLCGNIAKFSFQKRILSKYDVEYFHCQTCAALQTENPYWLEEAYQPINEQLDTGQFIRCLHNAAFLDALTSQLNLSIETLIDYGCGSGLTARILRDIGINAYGYDTYSTPRLLMGFQKENLEGAAIINLCEVAEHFPNPKSSFDNIFSCNPKIVVVQTGIFNEPDVSWSYLAPEHGQHIFFYSEKTISYLAKAHCMAATFIQGYIIFIKIELLESLFIKNTNTLKVDFVSKLNQSIQNLFNKILTNGYKYAINDNLMLTKSLQIR; translated from the coding sequence ATGACTGCTGAAATTTATTGCAGACTATGTGGGAACATAGCTAAATTTTCGTTCCAAAAAAGAATTCTAAGTAAGTATGATGTTGAGTACTTTCATTGCCAAACATGCGCAGCCCTTCAAACTGAAAATCCTTATTGGCTTGAAGAAGCATATCAACCCATTAATGAGCAATTAGATACCGGTCAATTTATCCGTTGCCTGCATAATGCAGCATTTCTTGATGCACTCACTTCTCAGTTGAATTTATCTATTGAAACGCTTATAGATTATGGATGCGGCTCTGGTCTAACCGCTAGAATACTTAGGGATATTGGAATTAATGCCTACGGGTACGACACTTACTCAACACCTAGACTACTGATGGGATTTCAAAAAGAAAATTTAGAGGGGGCCGCAATAATTAATCTTTGCGAAGTTGCAGAGCATTTTCCCAACCCTAAATCTAGCTTTGATAATATTTTTTCCTGCAATCCAAAAATTGTGGTTGTGCAAACAGGAATTTTTAATGAGCCAGATGTTAGCTGGAGTTACTTAGCACCTGAACATGGACAACATATTTTCTTCTATTCAGAGAAAACTATTTCATACTTGGCCAAAGCACACTGTATGGCTGCAACCTTCATTCAAGGGTATATTATTTTTATCAAGATTGAGCTTTTGGAGAGTTTATTCATAAAAAACACTAACACTTTGAAAGTAGATTTTGTATCAAAATTGAATCAATCGATACAAAATCTGTTTAACAAAATTTTAACTAATGGCTATAAGTACGCTATTAATGATAATTTAATGTTAACTAAGTCTTTACAAATACGTTAA